Genomic DNA from Hyperolius riggenbachi isolate aHypRig1 chromosome 10, aHypRig1.pri, whole genome shotgun sequence:
AATGAGTTGTCTGGTACAGGGCTACAGTATTGTGTAGAAGTGGAACTTTGCCCCACGTTAACAATACGTCTTGTAAAGAAACGTAAAACTGCTTAGCGCAGAAGAACTGAAACCCAAAGTGTAACGCCACGTGGTTACCTAATCCAAATGAAAGACATTTCAGCACCTGGACAGCGCTTCCTATAGTATAGCTCCGGTGATCTATTGAGTGCCGAGACTCGTGTGCCAGGGGAAGTTGATTAATGACTTTCCTCGGTATTTCTTGAAAGCCGTCATCCTTTTAGACGTTTGATGGACACTCggtattatatatttattgataGAGAACTTCTATTTTCCACAGTAATCAAAAACTGAAAGAGGAGATTCGTCAGACAGGAGAGTAATGACTCGTTGTGATGAGAGTGTGTTGGAAGACTAATAGCCCTAATCAGATACTTGATCCTGTTAATTTCAACACTCGGCAAGCCATAACAATTGTGAAATGAATCTGCGTGTTCCATTAACAGATACAATACTTAGTGGTGCGTTTAACCTGTTGAATTCTCCTTAATAGCAGATTGAGTTTGTGATAGAAGCATAAGATGGTATCAGAAGCGATCTTGTTAAGGTGTCCACTaataatacaatcttgattgtacaattttacgAAATCTAAGTAGTAAAAGGGTAAACTTAGTgaaaatggatactttaggtagtaacttatattacatagaagtggtaagtaaGATTGCACTATGAAGATTGTACCATTATAGGCCACCTTTACCCAGTCCTACCTAgatcatctttttttttgcttcatagCATTATTCATGTGATTCCATGAACGAATGTATGATGTAAGAAAGCTGCTCTGCAAAATCTATGACATTTTACCTTCTAGTATCTCAGATAAAGCTCATTTTAAGTTAATTCTGAAAAATGTGCAGGTAAGTGGCAATTAACACTTCATTTTAAAGTTTATTTAATTAAGTCACAAAATATAAATATGTACAATTTCTTTGAACTTTATTTCCCTGAATATGCAGTtttatttcatatattttatttttttcttttgtacagatatacagtatttcacatAAGGTGTTTGAACGATAAAAATAATGAAACATTTTCACAATACTGCACCGAtttttttggagggggagggTCTGGAATCCAGCCACCTAGTTTGAAGTTAAAGGATTGATCATTGTGAACAACATAGTCATATTTTCAAGGAAACGGATATAATAAAAATAAGTTTTACTGGAACCGTGACTATGGTGACGTCATGGACATGAAAGCTACaatgtataaataaatgtcatgttACTTGGTAAACATATGGCTGATTTGTTTTCCACTCCATTAGCTTGTGTGCATAAAGGCATAGCCTAACTATACTCGTATTCAGAGGACTCCTCGTCAGACATATATCTACCTGGCTGGTAATGGTCCATGTTATTCTCCTGCACCTCGCCATCTTTAAGGTGACCCCTTTTAGACTTAGCCTTCCTCTCCTCCATTTTAATGGTGTCATATAAGCCCTTAGGCCCCTCATCCAGTAATATATTTCTCTCAGAGTGAGAGGGTTTCATTTGGCACACGTTTCTGAGAAGCAGAAGGGCTGGGGCATACAGTACATTGACGAGTCCCATTCCAAGATTAAGTTGAGTGAAACCCATCGTATGCACAATTTGGCTGGCTACTATAGGCCCTAGGGCATAAGCCACAGAATACGATATGTCTGCTATTGCATAAACGCTCCCATATACTGAGACGTGACGGAGGTCTACAAGTAAGGCGAGAGTGGGTAGTAGTGCAGTATCGACCAAGGCAATGCCAAAGCATAAACCACACAATGGAACTATAAGCTGCTCAAAATTCTTACAAGCTGGGACTGTGCAAGAGCTGGCACCTATTACTACCATTCCTATGGCGCCATAAAACCACTGGTATTGAGGGTAATTGGCAGCAAGTTTTACAGTAAGGTAGACCCCCAGAACATGTGGAAAGAAAGCTGGCAGCCAAATGAGACCCATTTGCCACTCAGTGGCGCCCATAGTAGTCTTCATCCAGTTTGCTATGGTGGGCTCCAGAAATGCCAGAGGGATGTTACATGTGGTTAAAGCCCCCGCCACTACTGCAATGTAGGGGTCAATCATAAGTCTGTGGATGGGTGTGCCCACTGGCATATTCTCTCTAGTCCGATTGGCAAAAGGTTTGATGACCACTAGCAGCAAAATACCATCTATAAGGGAAATGCAAGCCAAGATTAAAAAAGGTACTCGTTTCCCTACAAACTCGTACAGTATCCCTCCAAAAGGGGGCGCCGCTAAACTCCCAAAGGAGATAAACGCTAAGGCTATGCCCAAGGCTTTGCTCCGCTCTGCTTCCTCAGTGTATTTGTCTGCGATCATTGCTATCCCAGAGGTGTCTGCAAAAGCAGATCCCAAGCCCTGCAAGCTTCTTGCTACAAAGAGTGTGGCATAATTCTCTGCAAATGCAAAAATCACAGTAGAAAGAAACATAACAATGAGTCCAATGAAAAGAGGGATGTCATAACCAACCCTGTCAATGAAGGTGCCACTCAAAGGATTGACAAGCAGCTGCAGGATCGCTTTGGAGGCAAACAGGACTCCAATCTTGATGTCTTCATTTTCTGTAGGGTACGTGGGTCTGATTATAGATCTGTTGGTGTAGGCTGAGCTGGAATTGAAGTCTTTCAGTGGTTTTTCATTGTCCAACCTCATACTTTTTATGTAGTCTGGGATTATAGGGACTATGACCATGTAAAGCATGTTATCAAGAAAAAGTGCCACACAGACAATGAACAGAATGAGTCTCCTCAAGTGAGGCGCTTCCTTCATGGCTGTACCCAGTTGTTTAGTTCTTTCCCCCATGGCATTAGATAGTTTCTCCATGGCAGATGTGGCTGCCCCTTGTGTGTCTTCTGAAGCCATGCTCTGCTCTTCCTACTAACTCACTGCTGATCACGAATTGCTGAGTACACCACCAGTCACTCCCCACTCTTTACGACGTCTCAGGGGAGCAGTTCAGACCACAGAAGAACCATTCAGCAGATCAGAGGTACCATTTAACCGGGGGTTCTTGCTTCAAGAGTCTAAAAAAAGATACATTGCTATCAGTGATACATATAGGATGTACAGTAGCTCCATGCcaacatttaattaaaaaaaaacgtgcATTATGCTATTCCTACGTCATCTATTGTTAAATATGATAGTTTCATAGGGGCTATAGTCTACTCGGCGCTGACAGTTTATCAGGTTTCAATGTTCATTGCAAAAGCATATGCACAAAGTACTTAGGATTACATAAAGACAACTCTTAGGTGCAATTATCAACAGCTGGATAAATATATCTTTATATATGTAAATCTCAGCAAGTTCTCTCTTCGAATTAATTAGTACCTTCAATGGTTTCTGCTAAAAGTGCCCAGTAATAAtacaatgttgttgtttttttcttgcacaatcttaccatttctatgtagtatgaaggggtacctgaagtatccattcaaagcATAGTCACTTAATTTCCACTTCTACTAGGGATTTGGTAAGGTCGTACAAAAATAATGATATTACCGTGCATCATAAAAGTGTTACAATAGTTATATGGTACCCCTTTCCTGATCCCCTCATACACTTCTTGTGGTGTAGTGCTAAAGTGCTGTATACCGGGAGCTTCGGGAAACAGGAAAACATCACTTACTTCTCACTCTCTCTTCCCTTGCAAAATCAATCCCAGGGCTCAGGAAGCATCTTCACAGCAGATACTGGGCGCTCAGCAGCTCTGATGATGATGACCACAGCCTTGCCCAAAACACGACGTATCTTAATTAGTGCTGGCAAGCGTTGTGCTTCCTGATTTGAGATGCATATCTTGCTGTGATTGAAGCATCGGAGAGGCATCCACTTCACCCCAGCATCCCTCCATCCCTTTGTGATGCCATTGGCACAAATTGAGTTGCATGCTTCTCGATTCCTCTACTTTCTTTCCACGGAAGGTTGTGACGCGCAGTTagctttggcccccaagtggctaCTTTGGGAGCGGCGTATCCTTATGCTAATTTAACACATGGAAGAACCTTAACCAATTACCGAGGGTTGACCCTCCCTTTTCACTGGCTTCTAGACGCCACAGATAGCATTAGCAAAGGGAGTCCCTGTCCTCAAACAGTCTTTTCCCCCTATTTTTTCCTTCCGTGTTTCATTGAGAACAACTACAATTGTATTAGCAGTGTAGCGTTTTTTCCCAGTATTCCAGGCTTGCATGGTAATATCTATGACTGCTTTACTATATCTCATTTGTTTTATGGTCAATAACAACCAATGGCAGGAATTTAAGCAGAATGCATGCTGTCTCTCTGATCAGCCAGTGATAGGACAGAAGTGTAGAGGTGGAGCTACCAACCAGATCTATGCATATGGTAATGCAAAATAATAACATTTTCACTCTTCATTACTTTAAAAAGTATATGAAATCAATAGCTTGTTTGCTATCAGTCTCGCTAACAGATGTACCCACTGTGAtttctcccttccctccctggccAAGGTGATCTTTTACTCCACctggcacccatagtgacctctccctccccagaactagcagtgatcctgcctactccAGCAGCACCTACattcaggggtgagcctggggtgcctggcacctgggtgcaagattttttttggcgtctatgggagtggttaaattaaccgcacccaaccacataaccacacccatgtcctgcctaatcacacccacaccttccacctctttacgcctgcatgtgataccccattcctacccctcttccatgggcttactcctggctggctttggctgcctgcgagtctgctagtatgTGGActaactcaggctgagaggctctgcgagtgtgacacagtcacacactgcgtatttatggctgcctgcggccaccttactctcgctcgctgtcgtcggctcccccccgccaagcccaagcgtgaggttggctgcctgtatctttcccgttgcgccgcacagcctgccagtgttgccaacctttcacgttatttttttactgacaaatacctaaaaatttactgacaaagattatttttactgacaaaatttccccactaaatgcacataagagacagcgtttcaccagtaaatgcacgtaatgacagacagcctttcatcagtaaatgcacataataagagacagcttttcaccagtaaatgcacataataagagaccgcttttcaccagtaaatgcacataataagagaccgcttttcaccaccaataaatgcacataataagagaccgcttttcaccagtaaatgcacataagaaaccgcttttcaccagtaaatgcacataataagagacatcttttcaccagcaaatgcacataataagagacagcttttcaccagtaaatgcacataataagagacagcttttcaccagcaaatgcacataataagagagcttttttaccagtaaatgcatataataagagacagcttttcaccagtaaatgcacataatgacaaacagccagtgttcccagtatatgtagccagcctggaccccctttaggtagtgagtgacaggaaccccgtttaggtagtgagtgacagggacccctttaggtagtgagtgacagggacccctttaggcagtgagtgacagggacccctttaggcagtgagtgacagggacccctttagacagtgagtgacagggacccctttaagcagtgagtgacagggacccctttaggtagtgacagggacccctttaggcagtgagtgacagggagcactttaggcagtgagtgacaggaacccctttaggtagtgagtgacagggacccctttaggcagtgagtgacagggatcccccctctagccgccgccgctccctcctcaccttgcagtgtaatcagacctcaggatcagcagcgacccgaccagtaagagtgggcgccggacgcacccgctctatatgcggaagtgatgtcacttccgcatatcagtgcggtgtgctaggtcctagcacccgcactattggtcaccaactgatcgaggtctgatgtgctagggggggggggggaaggagcggAGGCtagagggggggagcggcggctagagggggtgagcggcagccgggcggcgcctgtcagagacaggcgcctgggtgcaatgtacccgcagcacccgcccaggcgcggccctgcccACATtgatacatcccccccccccagcagccacagtggcctcacccagcacccacactgtctTATCCCTCCccgagcacccacagtgacctttccctcctccagcagcactccTCCtgaccccagcagcacccacagggacctcccatcccgaaAGCAGCatccacagtaacctctcccaacacccagcatccacagtgacttcaccctcccccagcaaccacactgtcctcttcctcccctacCACTCACAGCGACCTCTCCCTTCTCCATTCTCtaaagggtggatcccgaagggttcTGGCGATGCATTGGACTGAAAAAACTTTGCATGTCCGAAGATACCAACACAtctcttaaaggagtactgtagggggtaggggaaaaaagtgttgaacttacccggggcttctaatggtcccccacagacgtcctgtgcccacggagccactcaccgatgctccggtcaccGTCTCCGGTTcgattctggaatttccgactttaaagtcagaaaaccactgcgcctgcacagccgtgtccttgctcccgctgacgtcaccaggagcgtactgcacaggcgcagaccttacCGGGCCTGTACAATACACTCCTGGcgatgtcagcgggagcgagggcacagccgtgcaggcgcagtggttttctgactttaaagtcagaaattccagaaatgaaccagaggcggggaccggagcatcggtgagtggctgggcaggcacaggacgtctgtgggggatcattagaagccccagataagttcaactctttttccctctacagtactcctttaagtgccCTCTCCTTGTAGGCATGGCCatgggaggattactggcacctctTTTTCTGTTATAGTCACTCCTGTGACATCACCCTGAAAAGCATTGTACAGCATATGTCGCAAGCAGCattgcaagtgctgcatcttttctgacctctggcatgtTAGTAACAATACTGCCAATTTATGCTTATATATGATGTCTCCCAAgatgcttcactgctgaatatgtaaattgTCCTTTGTTGtcactgtaagctaaacacacctccagaactgctaaaatgcaatgatgtgtcagcttgctaattgtacagagccacaataatcattattaaacatgcatacagactgtttcggattggttgatcatcatcagtgcattgcatggattaatgtggctcattTATGGCACGTTGTTGGAGCAGACGATCAAGCATAATTTAAGTGGAATTTCAGCGAGTCTGACTGCCGCAATCTAAAAGCCTCAATGGCATGTTGTGTCACCGCCTAAATGTCAGCAATGCACGCCATGACCACGTATGCCTGAGGACGTCTTAAAATGCTGGGTACTTTGACATAAAGCATTGGACAATAAGATTtagaacatgtgccatgcagggcagaTGTGTTAATTTTCCTAATCTCAGTGCTGCCAACAGATTGCGT
This window encodes:
- the SLC18A3 gene encoding vesicular acetylcholine transporter, encoding MASEDTQGAATSAMEKLSNAMGERTKQLGTAMKEAPHLRRLILFIVCVALFLDNMLYMVIVPIIPDYIKSMRLDNEKPLKDFNSSSAYTNRSIIRPTYPTENEDIKIGVLFASKAILQLLVNPLSGTFIDRVGYDIPLFIGLIVMFLSTVIFAFAENYATLFVARSLQGLGSAFADTSGIAMIADKYTEEAERSKALGIALAFISFGSLAAPPFGGILYEFVGKRVPFLILACISLIDGILLLVVIKPFANRTRENMPVGTPIHRLMIDPYIAVVAGALTTCNIPLAFLEPTIANWMKTTMGATEWQMGLIWLPAFFPHVLGVYLTVKLAANYPQYQWFYGAIGMVVIGASSCTVPACKNFEQLIVPLCGLCFGIALVDTALLPTLALLVDLRHVSVYGSVYAIADISYSVAYALGPIVASQIVHTMGFTQLNLGMGLVNVLYAPALLLLRNVCQMKPSHSERNILLDEGPKGLYDTIKMEERKAKSKRGHLKDGEVQENNMDHYQPGRYMSDEESSEYEYS